Below is a window of Halolamina sp. CBA1230 DNA.
ACCCCGTAACCCCACGTCGTACCCGTGCGAAACCGTTCCTTGCTCGCGGTCCTCGTGGTCCTTGCTGCCGTCGCCGGCGCCGGCGCGTACCTCCTCTTCGACGACACCGAGCAGACGACCGTCACGTTCGTCGACGGCGAGAACGGGACCGAACTCGCCACCGTCACGGTGAACGTCTCCGACACGTGGGACGAGCGCTACACCGGCCTGAGCGACCACGAGTCGCTCGGGCCGAACGAGGGGATGCTGTTCGTCCACCCCCGTGAAGCGACCCACGGCTACGTGATGCGCGATATGGCGTTCCCCATCGACATGGTGTTCGTCGCCGAGAACGGCACGATCACGACGATCCACCACGCCGA
It encodes the following:
- a CDS encoding DUF192 domain-containing protein, whose protein sequence is MRNRSLLAVLVVLAAVAGAGAYLLFDDTEQTTVTFVDGENGTELATVTVNVSDTWDERYTGLSDHESLGPNEGMLFVHPREATHGYVMRDMAFPIDMVFVAENGTITTIHHAEVPPEGEESPTYEGYGKYVVEVPYEFTTEHGIEVGDRAEIPEGNRTAVPTTEANA